The Sorangiineae bacterium MSr11367 genome window below encodes:
- a CDS encoding lytic transglycosylase domain-containing protein, giving the protein MGIFSGLALLPLLAAGCAGSSERDDDNAVDEEEQAPLSFGIASEDRQLPINEPIQLAVVAKDSNVQRVRFTLDGKELDVCDAANAEDDCRLGNLFRFTTIFKETGKHTLGATYEGPGGQVSASQVIDIVETLTPQPELSDMDTSEDALAAAAAGRGFLDPDVGSHNIFGGVKWSVKGQKVVVGSPPGSATTAAKNCMAKYGASIRKWGDKYKISRGSIVATAITESNCTNPAGSSDGLSSGPMQVTASTCASITGLSKTTCRTRMHSTPDFSFEVGVRYMASSYQVNQHKHDPPKIAAAYNAGSLRKSTANRWHMVVTGNHLERFVGGYNGYRAWEASVKAGALTADEPGADLAFDGEHVAKTSDLPRDAKDGQVYFVGDWFTRDGGFFEFHDGKWTASE; this is encoded by the coding sequence TTGGGAATCTTTTCTGGTCTTGCCCTCCTTCCACTGCTTGCCGCGGGGTGCGCAGGTTCCTCCGAGCGGGACGACGACAACGCGGTGGACGAAGAGGAGCAAGCACCGCTGTCGTTCGGCATCGCCAGCGAAGACCGACAGCTCCCCATCAATGAGCCGATTCAATTGGCCGTGGTGGCAAAGGATTCCAATGTGCAGCGCGTCCGCTTTACCCTCGATGGGAAAGAGCTGGATGTCTGCGACGCCGCCAACGCAGAAGACGACTGCCGGCTGGGGAATCTGTTTCGTTTCACCACGATCTTCAAGGAGACGGGCAAGCACACGCTCGGCGCAACGTACGAGGGCCCCGGCGGCCAGGTAAGCGCCTCGCAGGTCATCGACATCGTCGAAACGCTGACCCCGCAGCCGGAGCTCTCCGACATGGACACCTCCGAGGACGCCCTCGCGGCCGCGGCCGCAGGACGCGGGTTCCTCGATCCGGATGTCGGATCGCACAACATTTTCGGCGGCGTGAAGTGGAGTGTGAAAGGCCAGAAGGTCGTCGTGGGAAGCCCGCCCGGGAGCGCCACCACCGCGGCGAAGAATTGCATGGCCAAGTATGGCGCCTCGATTCGCAAATGGGGCGACAAGTACAAGATTTCGCGCGGCAGCATCGTGGCGACGGCCATCACCGAATCGAATTGCACCAACCCCGCGGGCTCGAGCGACGGGCTTTCCTCCGGGCCTATGCAAGTGACCGCATCGACGTGTGCCTCGATCACCGGCTTGTCGAAGACGACGTGCCGCACGCGCATGCACAGCACCCCGGACTTCTCCTTCGAGGTGGGCGTTCGCTACATGGCCTCGTCGTACCAAGTGAATCAGCACAAACACGATCCGCCGAAGATCGCGGCCGCCTACAACGCGGGCTCGCTGCGCAAGTCGACGGCGAACCGCTGGCACATGGTGGTGACGGGCAATCACCTCGAGCGATTCGTCGGCGGCTACAATGGATACCGCGCATGGGAGGCCTCGGTGAAGGCCGGCGCGCTCACCGCCGATGAACCCGGCGCCGACTTGGCCTTCGACGGCGAGCACGTAGCCAAGACCTCCGACCTGCCCCGGGATGCGAAAGACGGACAAGTCTACTTCGTGGGCGATTGGTTCACGCGCGACGGTGGCTTCTTCGAGTTCCACGACGGGAAGTGGACCGCGTCGGAGTAA
- a CDS encoding DUF6351 family protein, with amino-acid sequence MMIRFRVDFCLLALLSASLTQCSAEPSSSSSDGVHTDPPNGAKSKEPAITEYRVQADYHTRKTPPLGAGEFELVPLSTLPEAVTGGDVLVELRGLGEGDAVTVTRNGTDVTAAFPALHNGEARGLVTGLTLGDNSLVATADGPSGVRRAALTVKNHPVTGPVISGPHQTPFVCQTEAAGLGAPLDSNCSVETRYEWYYRTALTQQYIKLANPYAAYPADVMKTVTSAGKVVPFVVRLESATINRGITRIAVLDDPHARGPGAAFDAATWNHRVYYAYGASCGTGYHQGTSGTGEVLGGLGDLLGVGQRLAKGDVVVHSTLSSFGVHCNPLISIETAMMVKEHVSESYGLIDAMVGSGVSGGALQQFNAINNAPGLLSAALPGATFADILSTAMTVGDCGLLIHYYNGRGWYWDPLKRALVEGHNLLTGTQLNSICQSWVTTFLPVLNAKEGCDGSVPKELRYDPVTNPHGARCTLQDANVNIFGRDPKTGFARRPLDNIGVQYGLDAFNHFVISAAEFLDLNRNIGGYDIDGNFVPTRMKMDPEVEAISHRLGAIVGHGAMAETPVMDLAPYLDLIPLANIHEAVRPFTVRARLRKYSGQDASHSIWRGIAVQPDAYPTMEKWFPALRDLPYGADRVAAIAASKPAGAGDRCVISTLGGRLELPNVLFGPLGLALPILPGLPLLDITIPLKIDISEDFDSGLGTCSLLLPVTRTPRMVAGMPMTDDVIRCQLKPLDRADYKAFMTDAQFAELQSVFPDGVCDYSKPAAGAVDKSLLWPSIGGEALHEPAELKYWVGRSRPVP; translated from the coding sequence ATGATGATTCGTTTCCGAGTCGATTTCTGCCTGCTCGCGCTTTTGAGCGCCTCGCTAACCCAATGTTCGGCAGAACCGTCATCGTCCTCGAGCGATGGCGTCCACACGGATCCTCCCAACGGAGCCAAGTCCAAGGAACCTGCGATCACCGAATACCGGGTCCAGGCGGATTATCACACGCGGAAAACACCGCCGCTTGGTGCGGGAGAATTCGAGCTCGTCCCATTGTCCACCCTCCCCGAGGCGGTGACCGGCGGAGACGTTCTCGTGGAATTGCGCGGGCTTGGCGAGGGCGATGCGGTAACTGTCACGCGAAACGGAACCGATGTCACGGCCGCCTTCCCAGCCCTTCACAACGGCGAGGCGCGCGGCCTCGTGACCGGCTTGACGCTGGGCGACAATTCATTGGTGGCCACGGCCGATGGGCCCAGCGGCGTACGACGCGCTGCGCTGACCGTGAAGAACCACCCCGTCACGGGCCCGGTCATCTCGGGGCCGCACCAGACCCCCTTCGTGTGCCAAACCGAGGCCGCGGGATTGGGCGCCCCGCTGGACTCCAACTGTTCCGTAGAAACCCGTTACGAATGGTATTACCGCACGGCGCTCACACAACAATACATCAAGCTAGCCAATCCTTATGCAGCCTACCCGGCGGACGTGATGAAAACCGTCACGTCGGCAGGCAAGGTCGTGCCGTTCGTGGTCCGGCTGGAGTCGGCCACCATCAATCGAGGCATCACCCGCATCGCCGTGCTGGACGATCCCCACGCGCGCGGGCCGGGTGCGGCCTTCGACGCAGCCACCTGGAACCATCGCGTGTATTATGCATACGGTGCTTCGTGCGGCACGGGGTACCACCAGGGCACCAGCGGCACGGGCGAGGTGCTCGGCGGATTGGGTGACCTACTCGGCGTGGGGCAACGACTGGCCAAGGGCGACGTGGTCGTGCACTCCACGTTGAGCAGCTTCGGCGTGCATTGCAACCCGCTGATCAGCATCGAGACGGCCATGATGGTCAAAGAGCACGTCTCCGAAAGCTACGGCCTGATCGATGCCATGGTCGGCAGCGGGGTCTCGGGCGGCGCGCTGCAGCAGTTCAATGCCATCAACAACGCCCCGGGGCTCCTCAGCGCGGCACTCCCCGGCGCAACGTTCGCGGACATTCTCTCGACGGCCATGACCGTGGGCGACTGCGGCTTGCTGATTCATTATTACAACGGCCGCGGGTGGTACTGGGATCCTTTGAAGCGCGCGCTGGTGGAAGGTCACAATCTTCTCACCGGCACACAGCTCAATAGCATTTGTCAAAGCTGGGTGACGACGTTCTTGCCCGTCCTCAATGCGAAAGAGGGCTGCGATGGCTCGGTTCCCAAGGAGCTGCGCTACGATCCGGTCACCAACCCGCACGGGGCGCGCTGCACCTTGCAAGACGCCAACGTGAACATCTTCGGGCGCGATCCCAAAACCGGCTTTGCCCGGCGCCCGCTGGACAACATCGGGGTGCAATACGGATTGGACGCCTTCAACCATTTCGTGATCAGCGCTGCGGAATTTTTGGACCTCAATCGAAATATCGGCGGCTACGACATCGATGGCAATTTCGTTCCGACGCGCATGAAAATGGACCCCGAGGTGGAGGCCATTTCGCATCGCCTCGGAGCCATCGTGGGCCATGGGGCGATGGCCGAGACGCCCGTGATGGATCTCGCGCCGTACCTCGATTTGATTCCGCTGGCCAATATCCACGAGGCCGTGCGGCCCTTCACCGTGCGCGCGCGATTGCGCAAGTACAGTGGACAGGACGCGAGCCATAGCATCTGGCGCGGCATCGCCGTCCAGCCCGACGCATACCCCACCATGGAGAAGTGGTTCCCTGCCCTGCGCGATTTGCCCTATGGCGCCGATCGGGTGGCCGCCATTGCGGCGAGCAAGCCGGCCGGCGCCGGAGATCGCTGCGTCATCTCGACCCTGGGCGGGCGGCTGGAATTGCCCAATGTGCTCTTTGGGCCGCTGGGGCTCGCGCTGCCGATCTTGCCGGGGCTCCCGCTCCTCGACATCACGATACCCCTGAAGATCGATATCTCGGAGGATTTCGACTCGGGCCTGGGAACGTGCTCCCTCCTTTTGCCGGTCACCCGCACGCCGCGCATGGTCGCGGGCATGCCCATGACCGACGACGTCATTCGCTGTCAGCTCAAACCGCTCGACCGCGCCGATTACAAAGCGTTCATGACCGACGCGCAATTTGCCGAACTCCAATCGGTTTTCCCGGACGGCGTGTGCGACTATTCGAAGCCCGCCGCCGGTGCCGTCGACAAGAGCCTTCTCTGGCCATCGATTGGGGGCGAGGCCTTGCACGAGCCCGCGGAACTCAAATATTGGGTTGGCCGTTCGCGACCAGTTCCTTAA
- a CDS encoding helix-turn-helix domain-containing protein: MSIVVAIRALANERRLQILEWLKDPETHFPPQVDGDLVKDGVCGIFIAEKLGVTPATVSEHLKVLSRAGLVRAKRIKQWTFYKRDEAQIRKIKDAIKRSV; encoded by the coding sequence GTGTCCATCGTCGTCGCAATCCGAGCCCTGGCCAACGAACGCAGGCTTCAAATCCTCGAATGGCTCAAAGATCCGGAGACCCACTTTCCTCCGCAGGTCGATGGCGATCTCGTCAAGGATGGGGTCTGCGGCATCTTCATCGCCGAGAAGCTCGGCGTCACCCCCGCCACGGTGAGCGAGCACCTCAAGGTGCTCTCGCGCGCGGGGCTCGTGCGCGCGAAGCGCATCAAGCAATGGACATTTTACAAACGGGACGAGGCGCAGATTCGGAAGATCAAGGACGCGATCAAGCGGAGCGTCTGA
- a CDS encoding threonine/serine dehydratase — protein MRKTPIVRVNGADFGLPAFPLTLKLELLQHAGSFKTRGAFTNLLTRKVPAVGVAAASGGNHGAAVAYAAHKLGIPAKIFVPSISSPAKVQRIRDYGADLVVGGDRYADALAACEGYIAQSGALSVHAFDQAETLLGQATLGLELQEQAPEVTTVLSGVGGGGLLGGILAWYAGRVKVVGVEPDGAPTLAKALEAGKPVDAEMGSIAADSLAPKRVGELMFPLARQYGSGVRLVSDEEIRLAQRALWKVLRIVAEPGGAAAFGAILSGRYQPEPGEQVAVVVSGGNTTAVDFDR, from the coding sequence GTGCGCAAGACGCCGATCGTGCGCGTCAACGGGGCCGATTTCGGGTTGCCGGCGTTTCCGCTGACCCTCAAGTTGGAGCTGCTGCAGCACGCCGGTTCGTTCAAGACGCGCGGGGCGTTCACGAATTTGCTCACGCGCAAGGTGCCCGCCGTCGGGGTGGCCGCCGCGTCGGGCGGAAACCACGGCGCTGCGGTGGCTTATGCGGCGCACAAGCTGGGCATCCCCGCGAAGATTTTCGTTCCCAGCATTTCCTCGCCCGCGAAAGTGCAGCGCATTCGCGACTACGGGGCGGATCTCGTGGTGGGTGGCGACCGCTACGCCGATGCGTTGGCGGCGTGCGAAGGGTACATTGCGCAATCGGGCGCCTTGTCCGTGCACGCGTTCGACCAGGCGGAGACGCTGCTCGGCCAGGCGACCTTGGGGCTCGAGCTCCAGGAGCAGGCGCCGGAGGTGACCACGGTGCTCTCCGGTGTCGGGGGCGGCGGCCTTTTGGGCGGCATTCTGGCGTGGTACGCCGGTCGCGTGAAGGTCGTCGGCGTCGAGCCGGACGGCGCACCGACCTTGGCGAAAGCGCTCGAGGCGGGAAAGCCCGTGGACGCGGAAATGGGCAGCATTGCGGCCGATTCGCTGGCACCGAAGCGCGTGGGCGAGTTGATGTTTCCCCTCGCGCGCCAATACGGCAGCGGCGTCCGGCTGGTGTCGGACGAGGAGATCCGGCTGGCGCAGCGCGCGCTCTGGAAGGTGCTTCGCATCGTGGCGGAGCCGGGGGGCGCGGCCGCGTTCGGGGCGATTCTCTCGGGCCGCTATCAGCCCGAGCCGGGAGAGCAGGTGGCCGTCGTCGTCAGCGGCGGCAACACGACGGCAGTGGACTTCGATCGATGA
- a CDS encoding RidA family protein, translating to MAGKIETRLSELRIELPAATAPVANFVPCVQTGNLLYVSGQVTAFNGEIRHVGKVGENISLEEAVQAARVCALNVLSQARAFLGDLDRVVRIVQVQGFVNAVPDYRDHPKVVNGASDLFVEVFGDAGKHARFAVGVGSLPLGVSVEVAAVLEVK from the coding sequence ATGGCTGGCAAAATCGAAACGCGACTGAGCGAGCTTCGCATCGAACTTCCGGCGGCGACGGCGCCGGTGGCGAACTTCGTTCCCTGCGTCCAAACAGGGAATCTGCTTTACGTATCGGGTCAAGTGACCGCGTTCAACGGGGAAATTCGCCACGTGGGCAAGGTGGGCGAGAACATCTCGCTCGAGGAGGCCGTGCAGGCGGCGCGCGTGTGCGCGCTCAATGTTCTTTCCCAGGCTCGCGCCTTTCTGGGCGATCTGGATCGCGTCGTCCGCATCGTCCAGGTGCAGGGCTTCGTGAATGCGGTGCCGGATTACCGGGATCACCCGAAGGTGGTCAATGGCGCCTCGGACCTGTTCGTCGAGGTGTTCGGCGACGCCGGCAAGCACGCGCGGTTCGCCGTGGGCGTGGGCTCGTTGCCGCTCGGTGTCTCCGTGGAGGTGGCTGCCGTTCTCGAGGTGAAGTAG
- a CDS encoding MarR family winged helix-turn-helix transcriptional regulator has translation MSRPVSKKSDPALADVERGMVRLRRSMANRTLGKLAVRELGLDVDLGTMAVIDVVHEGADDPDGEITVGLVAERLGVDPSRASRMVATAIEAGYVERVASQSDGRRITLRLTESGHDFEDTMRRFRQAQFARAMADWSDREREQFGRLLLKFTSSWRETMRGAK, from the coding sequence ATGAGCCGTCCTGTTTCCAAGAAGAGCGATCCCGCGCTGGCCGATGTCGAGCGCGGCATGGTCCGGCTTCGCCGCAGCATGGCCAATCGCACCTTGGGAAAGCTCGCGGTGCGCGAGCTGGGGCTCGACGTCGACCTCGGCACGATGGCCGTGATCGACGTGGTCCACGAGGGTGCGGACGACCCCGACGGCGAGATCACGGTGGGGCTCGTGGCCGAGCGGCTCGGCGTGGACCCTTCGCGGGCGAGCCGCATGGTCGCGACCGCCATCGAGGCGGGCTACGTGGAACGGGTGGCGTCCCAATCCGATGGCCGGCGCATCACGCTACGACTCACCGAATCGGGACACGACTTCGAGGACACGATGCGTCGTTTCCGCCAGGCGCAATTCGCGCGCGCGATGGCCGATTGGTCCGACCGCGAGCGCGAGCAATTCGGGCGTCTTCTGCTGAAGTTCACCTCGAGCTGGCGAGAAACGATGCGCGGCGCCAAGTGA
- a CDS encoding class I SAM-dependent methyltransferase, whose product MTAAAFEAIYRNDQRAPWDQDGPTAFVVELEREGYIRGAVLDVGCGTGENALYLASRGHEVVGLDGAPTAIERAREKARARGIDVPFQLADARDLTGYSDRFDTVIDIGLFHVFDQEEDRLRYAASLQRACRPGALLHLLCFNAHNDFDVTIPRPRGCGTHPVDEVELRRAFGDGWAWESFTEVTGRSPGREDRRFWLLRVRKSA is encoded by the coding sequence ATGACCGCTGCTGCTTTCGAAGCGATTTACCGCAACGACCAACGTGCACCCTGGGATCAGGACGGTCCCACCGCCTTCGTCGTCGAGCTGGAACGCGAGGGCTACATCCGCGGCGCCGTGCTCGACGTGGGCTGCGGCACCGGAGAAAACGCGCTCTACCTGGCCAGCCGCGGCCACGAGGTGGTCGGCCTCGACGGGGCACCCACGGCCATCGAGCGAGCGCGTGAGAAGGCCCGCGCCCGCGGCATCGACGTCCCCTTCCAGCTCGCCGACGCACGCGATCTCACCGGCTACAGCGACCGCTTCGACACGGTCATCGACATCGGGCTCTTTCACGTCTTCGACCAGGAGGAAGATCGCCTTCGCTACGCCGCCTCGCTGCAGCGCGCCTGCCGCCCGGGCGCCCTGTTGCACCTGCTTTGCTTCAACGCCCACAACGACTTCGACGTGACCATCCCGCGCCCGCGGGGTTGCGGCACGCACCCCGTGGACGAGGTCGAGCTGCGCCGCGCCTTTGGCGATGGCTGGGCGTGGGAGTCCTTCACGGAGGTGACCGGGAGGTCGCCTGGACGCGAAGACCGCCGCTTCTGGTTGCTGCGCGTGCGAAAATCGGCCTAA
- a CDS encoding GNAT family N-acetyltransferase, with amino-acid sequence MPRHTDEEPKLDGESRATGDGLVVKVRRIHRRDLNRVWEFLKLCFRDVNRETVEYQRPRSKKRFLEVYEEEGVEQLLFEVTTEDGDVVVGYSECTFEILGEDNWMNERYFSNRDMRPLFIEELAVHPNYQGQGIGAFLMEQLEHLAKIRGCTHLVLEVAENNESALHFYRARSFYKMDAAIFMAKRIVVGSELLPPRKLKKGRAPRKASAKGSS; translated from the coding sequence ATGCCCCGGCATACCGATGAAGAACCCAAGCTCGATGGCGAAAGTCGCGCGACCGGCGATGGCCTGGTCGTCAAAGTGCGACGCATCCACCGCCGCGACTTGAACCGCGTTTGGGAGTTCCTCAAGCTCTGCTTTCGCGATGTGAACCGCGAGACCGTGGAGTACCAGCGGCCGCGCTCGAAGAAGCGCTTCCTCGAGGTGTACGAGGAAGAAGGCGTGGAGCAGCTGCTCTTCGAGGTCACCACGGAGGATGGCGACGTGGTGGTGGGCTACTCCGAGTGCACGTTCGAGATCCTCGGCGAGGACAACTGGATGAACGAGCGCTACTTCTCGAACCGCGACATGCGCCCGCTGTTCATCGAGGAGCTCGCCGTGCACCCGAATTACCAGGGCCAGGGCATCGGCGCGTTCCTCATGGAACAACTCGAGCACCTGGCCAAGATCCGCGGCTGCACGCACCTGGTGCTCGAGGTGGCGGAGAACAACGAGTCGGCCCTTCATTTTTATCGCGCCCGCAGCTTCTACAAAATGGATGCGGCCATTTTCATGGCCAAGCGCATCGTGGTGGGCTCGGAGCTCTTGCCGCCGCGCAAGTTGAAAAAGGGGCGCGCCCCGCGCAAGGCCTCTGCAAAGGGCAGCAGCTGA
- a CDS encoding sigma-70 family RNA polymerase sigma factor encodes MSVDDWSSSTFREALVALVRRRVPEKDAEDVVQATLAEAMAAAHRPEDPEALRKWIYGITRNKIADYHRRARREVLDEPEALEAASSMEEVNDLLRWAVRELPSGQDAQQTFQWFLREGEGEKLEAIADGEKIPPARVRQRVSRLRRHFRDRWAAQLAALAALGVVGIVVAIWILRDRPQKPDAPIARDTAPIPQIAPTPRELAIKERNEALVLCDEGKWKECIEKLDRAAFVVPELNDDADVKSARAAAAEALRPKRDSRIQLPETQDSAHGSDWFAPVPSSTPPPRRGRPKGTGTTTPSGIGTGSQ; translated from the coding sequence ATGTCCGTCGATGATTGGTCCTCTTCGACATTCCGCGAAGCTCTGGTAGCGCTCGTACGCCGTCGTGTTCCTGAAAAAGACGCCGAGGATGTCGTTCAAGCGACGTTGGCGGAAGCGATGGCGGCCGCGCACCGGCCGGAAGATCCCGAGGCGCTGCGCAAATGGATCTACGGGATCACACGGAACAAAATCGCAGATTACCACCGGCGCGCGCGGCGCGAGGTGCTCGACGAGCCGGAGGCGCTCGAAGCTGCGTCGTCGATGGAGGAGGTGAATGATTTGCTGCGATGGGCGGTGCGCGAGCTTCCCAGCGGGCAGGACGCGCAGCAGACGTTTCAGTGGTTCTTGCGCGAGGGCGAAGGTGAAAAGCTGGAGGCCATTGCCGATGGCGAGAAAATTCCGCCGGCGCGTGTTCGTCAGCGGGTGAGCCGGCTGCGGCGGCACTTTCGCGATCGCTGGGCGGCGCAGTTGGCGGCATTGGCTGCATTGGGCGTGGTTGGAATCGTGGTCGCTATTTGGATTTTGCGCGACCGGCCCCAAAAGCCGGATGCCCCCATTGCGAGGGATACGGCGCCGATACCGCAGATTGCGCCAACGCCGCGCGAGCTCGCCATCAAGGAGCGCAACGAAGCGCTCGTGCTTTGCGACGAGGGCAAGTGGAAGGAGTGCATCGAGAAGCTCGATCGCGCCGCGTTCGTGGTGCCCGAGCTCAACGACGATGCCGATGTGAAGAGCGCCCGCGCGGCGGCGGCCGAGGCCCTTCGTCCCAAGCGCGATTCACGGATTCAGCTGCCCGAGACGCAAGACTCCGCGCATGGGTCGGATTGGTTTGCGCCCGTGCCATCGAGCACCCCTCCGCCCCGTCGCGGGAGGCCCAAGGGGACGGGGACGACCACACCGAGTGGGATTGGGACAGGTTCACAATAA
- a CDS encoding glycoside hydrolase family 3 protein: MGCSSEADTPNDPAPKTFEQEMEAWVSTTAGGMTLEDKVSQLFVTYIYGQAADVAHPKNVEAFKEDTPAKVVKRYRPGGIIYFNNDTRDNIDNPRQIAAFSNGLQRAALETGMHIPLFIATDQEMGIVTRIGAPATQFPGNMAVCAGRNADDAKQAAAITGQELRALGINVDFAPDADVNSNPLNPVIGVRSFSSDPALASEFVAAQVHGYQDSGDRTKTVSSTAKHFPGHGDAATDSHTGLPVIQRTKEEWQQIDAPPFRAAAEAGIDMIMTAHIQLPKIDPSGEPSTLSRTVLTDMLRNEVGYKGLVITDSLEMDGVRIMHPDADLPVLALQAGADQLLMAHDLGLAVQSVMNAIADGRLTEARINESLVRILRTKFKRGILFKPFVNEDEAERSLGTPDHLATASRITDRTVTVLRNEGNVLPLPSAPAKVLVTGVGAIPTTALTDAFKAHGSAATTQLIKAAPSDADIAAVVAAANQSDLVVVLTNAMTATANANQKKLVDQLVATQKPVVAVATRNPYDATYAQAPAWLATYSPSAGSMQSVAKVLFGEVPPAGKLPVPLPAANDPATIVYPLGHGLTW, translated from the coding sequence ATGGGCTGTTCATCCGAAGCGGACACGCCGAACGATCCTGCACCGAAGACCTTCGAGCAGGAGATGGAGGCGTGGGTCTCCACGACGGCGGGCGGCATGACGCTCGAAGACAAAGTGAGCCAACTCTTCGTCACGTACATTTACGGCCAGGCGGCCGATGTGGCGCATCCGAAGAATGTGGAAGCTTTCAAAGAGGATACACCCGCCAAGGTGGTGAAGCGATACCGCCCTGGTGGAATTATCTATTTCAATAATGACACGCGGGACAACATCGATAATCCGCGTCAGATTGCCGCCTTCTCCAACGGCTTGCAACGCGCTGCCCTCGAGACGGGGATGCACATTCCGCTGTTCATCGCGACCGATCAGGAGATGGGCATCGTCACGCGCATCGGCGCGCCGGCCACGCAGTTCCCCGGGAACATGGCGGTGTGCGCCGGCCGCAATGCCGACGACGCCAAACAGGCCGCAGCCATCACCGGACAAGAGCTCCGCGCGCTGGGCATCAACGTCGACTTTGCGCCCGACGCCGACGTGAATTCGAATCCGCTCAACCCGGTCATCGGCGTGCGCTCCTTCTCGAGCGATCCCGCGCTGGCCTCGGAGTTCGTGGCGGCGCAAGTTCATGGCTACCAAGATTCGGGTGATCGCACGAAGACGGTGTCGTCGACGGCGAAGCACTTCCCCGGCCACGGCGATGCCGCGACGGACAGCCACACCGGCCTGCCGGTGATTCAGCGCACCAAAGAGGAGTGGCAGCAGATCGACGCGCCTCCGTTCCGCGCTGCGGCCGAGGCGGGAATCGACATGATCATGACGGCGCATATCCAGCTTCCGAAGATCGATCCTTCGGGTGAGCCGTCCACCTTGTCGCGCACCGTGTTGACCGACATGCTGCGCAACGAAGTCGGGTACAAAGGTTTGGTCATCACCGATTCGCTGGAGATGGACGGCGTGCGCATCATGCACCCGGACGCGGATCTACCGGTGCTTGCCCTGCAGGCGGGCGCGGATCAATTGCTGATGGCGCACGATCTCGGCCTTGCTGTGCAAAGCGTAATGAACGCCATTGCCGACGGCCGCCTCACCGAAGCGCGCATCAACGAGAGCCTAGTGCGCATTCTGCGTACGAAGTTCAAGCGCGGCATTCTGTTCAAGCCGTTCGTGAACGAGGACGAGGCGGAGCGTTCGCTCGGCACCCCGGACCATCTCGCCACCGCGTCGCGCATCACCGATCGCACGGTGACCGTGCTGCGCAACGAAGGCAACGTGCTGCCGTTGCCGTCGGCGCCGGCCAAGGTTCTCGTCACCGGCGTGGGGGCCATTCCGACGACCGCGTTGACCGACGCCTTCAAGGCGCATGGCTCCGCGGCCACCACGCAGCTGATCAAGGCGGCACCCAGCGATGCCGACATTGCGGCCGTCGTTGCCGCTGCCAACCAGTCCGATCTCGTGGTGGTGCTCACCAATGCGATGACCGCGACGGCGAATGCGAACCAGAAGAAGCTCGTGGACCAACTCGTGGCGACGCAGAAGCCTGTCGTTGCCGTGGCCACGCGCAATCCCTACGACGCCACCTACGCACAAGCCCCCGCATGGCTGGCGACGTATTCGCCCAGTGCGGGCTCGATGCAGTCAGTTGCGAAGGTGCTCTTCGGCGAGGTGCCGCCCGCTGGCAAACTTCCAGTGCCCCTCCCCGCGGCGAACGACCCCGCGACCATCGTGTACCCGCTTGGTCACGGCTTGACCTGGTGA